In one window of Gossypium arboreum isolate Shixiya-1 chromosome 4, ASM2569848v2, whole genome shotgun sequence DNA:
- the LOC108457612 gene encoding ABC transporter I family member 10 isoform X3, with protein sequence MGSRDNAAESVAIEGRNINFSVNTRQGKMVPILKDCSIRIPSGQLWMLLGPNGCGKSTLLKILAGLLTPTNGALYVRRPKSYVFQNPDHQVVMPTVEADVAFGLGRLNLTNSEVRSRVSKALEAVGMSEYLQRPVQTLSGGQKQRVAIAGALAEACKVLLLDELTTFLDESDQMGVIKAVQNLLDISGEVTALWVTHRLEELEYADGAVYMEDGRVIMHGDAASISKFIKGKQSSYIDRINS encoded by the exons ATGGGTTCAAG GGATAATGCAGCTGAAAGTGTTGCCATCGAGGGTCGTAATATTAACTTCTCGGTTAATACGAGGCAAGGCAAAATGGTGCCAATTCTCAAGGATTGTTCAATTCGGATTCCTTCCGGACAGTTGTGGATGCTTCTTGGACCTAATGGTTGCGGTAAATCTACCCTTTTAAAG ATCTTGGCAGGTCTTTTGACCCCTACAAACGGGGCTTTATACGTTAGGAGGCCAAAGAGTTATGTATTCCAAAATCCAGACCATCAG GTTGTGATGCCTACAGTTGAAGCAGATGTTGCATTTGGCCTTGGGAGATTAAACTTAACTAACTCTGAAGTTAGATCCAGGGTGTCAAAAGCTTTGGAAGCTGTTGGCATGTCTGAATATCTACAG AGGCCAGTTCAAACACTTAGTGGTGGTCAAAAGCAAAGGGTTGCCATTGCTGGTGCTTTAGCTGAAGCATGTAAAGTTCTGCTTCTCGATGAGCTTACGACTTTTTTGGATGAAAGTGATCAG ATGGGGGTGATAAAAGCGGTTCAGAATCTTTTGGATATATCAGGAGAAGTCACAGCATTGTGGGTGACCCATCGTTTGGAAGAACTCGAGTATGCCGATGGTGCAGTATACATGGAAGATGGAAGAGTGATTATGCATGGTGATGCAGCAAGCATAAGTAAGTTCATCAAAGGCAAGCAATCTTCATATATCGACCGTATAAATTCTTGA
- the LOC108457612 gene encoding ABC transporter I family member 10 isoform X2, with translation MNLSTFARTSLLHLSPLRSTSSTRDNAAESVAIEGRNINFSVNTRQGKMVPILKDCSIRIPSGQLWMLLGPNGCGKSTLLKILAGLLTPTNGALYVRRPKSYVFQNPDHQVVMPTVEADVAFGLGRLNLTNSEVRSRVSKALEAVGMSEYLQRPVQTLSGGQKQRVAIAGALAEACKVLLLDELTTFLDESDQMGVIKAVQNLLDISGEVTALWVTHRLEELEYADGAVYMEDGRVIMHGDAASISKFIKGKQSSYIDRINS, from the exons ATGAATCTGTCTACTTTTGCTCGTACCTCTCTGCTTCATCTATCTCCTCTTCGCTCAACTTCTTCTACGAG GGATAATGCAGCTGAAAGTGTTGCCATCGAGGGTCGTAATATTAACTTCTCGGTTAATACGAGGCAAGGCAAAATGGTGCCAATTCTCAAGGATTGTTCAATTCGGATTCCTTCCGGACAGTTGTGGATGCTTCTTGGACCTAATGGTTGCGGTAAATCTACCCTTTTAAAG ATCTTGGCAGGTCTTTTGACCCCTACAAACGGGGCTTTATACGTTAGGAGGCCAAAGAGTTATGTATTCCAAAATCCAGACCATCAG GTTGTGATGCCTACAGTTGAAGCAGATGTTGCATTTGGCCTTGGGAGATTAAACTTAACTAACTCTGAAGTTAGATCCAGGGTGTCAAAAGCTTTGGAAGCTGTTGGCATGTCTGAATATCTACAG AGGCCAGTTCAAACACTTAGTGGTGGTCAAAAGCAAAGGGTTGCCATTGCTGGTGCTTTAGCTGAAGCATGTAAAGTTCTGCTTCTCGATGAGCTTACGACTTTTTTGGATGAAAGTGATCAG ATGGGGGTGATAAAAGCGGTTCAGAATCTTTTGGATATATCAGGAGAAGTCACAGCATTGTGGGTGACCCATCGTTTGGAAGAACTCGAGTATGCCGATGGTGCAGTATACATGGAAGATGGAAGAGTGATTATGCATGGTGATGCAGCAAGCATAAGTAAGTTCATCAAAGGCAAGCAATCTTCATATATCGACCGTATAAATTCTTGA
- the LOC108460407 gene encoding GDP-mannose transporter GONST1 isoform X1 produces the protein MGSRTLSIGASLDSPDGHFERNHTENGSMVSLKFHEPNGVLDQGHQVSSPVRRDVNRSLSGVKFLENDDLDLEDGKLEKDRNKTGRSNKAVKIQNQALLSGLAYCLSSCSMILVNKFVLSGYDFNAGISLMLYQNFISVVIVSILSSMGLISREPLTWRLIKVWLPVNVIFVGMLLTSMFSLKYINVAMVTVLKNVTNVITAVGEMYLFKKHHDSRVWAALFLMIVSAVSGGITDLSFHAIGYSWQIVNCFLTASYSLTLRRVMDTAKQVTKSGNLNEFSMVLLNNTLSLPLGILLIFVFNEVDYLYTTPLLRRPDFWLVMTLSGFLGLAISFTSMWFLHQTGATTYSLVGSLNKIPLSVAGIVLFHVPTSLENSASIFFGLLAGVFFARAKMREKTQS, from the exons ATGGGTTCAAG AACTTTGTCAATAGGTGCATCTCTAGATTCTCCTGATGGTCATTTTGAAAGGAATCACACAGAAAACGGCAGTATGGTTTCCCTTAAGTTTCATGAGCCAAATGGGGTGCTAGATCAGGGCCATCAAGTCTCTAGTCCAGTAAGAAGAGATGTTAACAG GTCATTATCTGGAGTAAAGTTTCTTGAAAATGATGATTTGGATTTGGAGGATGGTAAGTTGGAAAAGGACAGGAATAAAACAGGACGTAGTAACAAGGCCGTTAAAATACAAAATCAGGCATTATTATCTGGCCTTGCATATTGCTTATCCTCCTGCAGTATGATACTGGTAAACAAGTTTGTTCTCTCTGGCTATGATTTCAATGCTGGGATATCCTTGATGCTGTACCAG AACTTTATATCCGTTGTTATTGTGTCTATACTGAGTTCTATGGGCCTAATATCGAGAGAGCCGCTAACATGGAGGTTGATTAAAGTCTGGTTACCTGTAAATGTCATATTTGTCGGAATGCTTCTTACAAGCATGTTCAG TTTGAAATATATTAATGTAGCCATGGTCACAGTCTTGAAGAATGTTACTAATGTAATTACGGCAGTCGGTGAAATGTACTTGTTCAAGAAGCATCATGATAGCAGAGTGTGGGCTGCTTTGTTCTTAATG ATTGTTTCAGCAGTTTCTGGAGGGATAACAGACCTGTCATTTCATGCCATTGGATATTCATGGCAGATTGTAAACTGCTTCTTAACTGCATCATATTCT TTGACTTTGCGTAGGGTCATGGATACTGCAAAGCAGGTCACTAAATCTGGAAACCTAAATGAATTTTCAATGGTCTTGCTGAATAACACACTTTCCCTGCCGTTGGGGAttcttcttatttttgttttCAACGAGGTTGATTATCTCTACACAAC ACCGCTTCTAAGAAGGCCTGACTTTTGGTTGGTAATGACATTAAGTGGATTTTTGGGTCTGGCGATCAGTTTCACTTCAATGTGGTTTCTTCATCAAACAGGTGCTACTACATACAG CCTTGTGGGATCATTGAATAAAATCCCTCTCTCTGTTGCCGGGATTGTTCTTTTCCACGTCCCTACTAGTTTGGAGAACTCTGCCAGCATTTTCTTTG GTCTTTTGGCCGGAGTTTTTTTCGCAAGGGCCAAAATGCGGGAGAAAACTCAATCTTAA
- the LOC108460408 gene encoding probable gamma-secretase subunit PEN-2, which yields MEASQSQASANAALNPHPNPNSNYTNNSNSILSSTPVWPTIDGPLGLSEEESLSYARRFYKFGYALLPFLWAVNCFYFWPVLRHSRSFPRLRPYVVSSAIGFSVFSVILSSWALTFAIGGEHLFGSTWDQLVMYNVADRLGLTGWS from the exons ATGGAAGCCTCACAGTCGCAGGCATCAGCGAACGCAGCCCTGAACCCTCACCCTAACCCTAACAGCAATTACACAAACAATAGCAATTCTATACTGTCATCGACGCCGGTGTGGCCCACAATCGACGGTCCGTTGGGCCTGTCGGAGGAAGAATCGTTATCTTACGCTCGGAGGTTCTACAAGTTCGGCTACGCGCTTCTGCCTTTTCTTTGGGCTGTCAATTGCTTCTACTTCTGGCCTGTTCTCCGTCACTCTCGCTCCTTCCCTCGCCTTCGCCCCT ATGTTGTGTCATCAGCAATTGGGTTTTCAGTGTTTTCAGTTATTTTGTCTTCATGGGCATTGACATTTGCCATAGGAGGAGAACATCTCTTTGGTTCTACCTGGGATCAACTGGTAATGTATAACGTTGCAGACCGGTTAGGTTTGACAGGTTGGAGCTAG
- the LOC108457612 gene encoding ABC transporter I family member 10 isoform X1 produces MNLSTLARTSLLHLSPLRSTSSTRDNAAESVAIEGRNINFSVNTRQGKMVPILKDCSIRIPSGQLWMLLGPNGCGKSTLLKILAGLLTPTNGALYVRRPKSYVFQNPDHQVVMPTVEADVAFGLGRLNLTNSEVRSRVSKALEAVGMSEYLQRPVQTLSGGQKQRVAIAGALAEACKVLLLDELTTFLDESDQMGVIKAVQNLLDISGEVTALWVTHRLEELEYADGAVYMEDGRVIMHGDAASISKFIKGKQSSYIDRINS; encoded by the exons ATGAATCTGTCTACTCTTGCTCGCACCTCTCTGCTTCATTTATCTCCTCTTCGCTCAACTTCTTCTACGAG GGATAATGCAGCTGAAAGTGTTGCCATCGAGGGTCGTAATATTAACTTCTCGGTTAATACGAGGCAAGGCAAAATGGTGCCAATTCTCAAGGATTGTTCAATTCGGATTCCTTCCGGACAGTTGTGGATGCTTCTTGGACCTAATGGTTGCGGTAAATCTACCCTTTTAAAG ATCTTGGCAGGTCTTTTGACCCCTACAAACGGGGCTTTATACGTTAGGAGGCCAAAGAGTTATGTATTCCAAAATCCAGACCATCAG GTTGTGATGCCTACAGTTGAAGCAGATGTTGCATTTGGCCTTGGGAGATTAAACTTAACTAACTCTGAAGTTAGATCCAGGGTGTCAAAAGCTTTGGAAGCTGTTGGCATGTCTGAATATCTACAG AGGCCAGTTCAAACACTTAGTGGTGGTCAAAAGCAAAGGGTTGCCATTGCTGGTGCTTTAGCTGAAGCATGTAAAGTTCTGCTTCTCGATGAGCTTACGACTTTTTTGGATGAAAGTGATCAG ATGGGGGTGATAAAAGCGGTTCAGAATCTTTTGGATATATCAGGAGAAGTCACAGCATTGTGGGTGACCCATCGTTTGGAAGAACTCGAGTATGCCGATGGTGCAGTATACATGGAAGATGGAAGAGTGATTATGCATGGTGATGCAGCAAGCATAAGTAAGTTCATCAAAGGCAAGCAATCTTCATATATCGACCGTATAAATTCTTGA
- the LOC108460407 gene encoding GDP-mannose transporter GONST1 isoform X2 gives MVSLKFHEPNGVLDQGHQVSSPVRRDVNRSLSGVKFLENDDLDLEDGKLEKDRNKTGRSNKAVKIQNQALLSGLAYCLSSCSMILVNKFVLSGYDFNAGISLMLYQNFISVVIVSILSSMGLISREPLTWRLIKVWLPVNVIFVGMLLTSMFSLKYINVAMVTVLKNVTNVITAVGEMYLFKKHHDSRVWAALFLMIVSAVSGGITDLSFHAIGYSWQIVNCFLTASYSLTLRRVMDTAKQVTKSGNLNEFSMVLLNNTLSLPLGILLIFVFNEVDYLYTTPLLRRPDFWLVMTLSGFLGLAISFTSMWFLHQTGATTYSLVGSLNKIPLSVAGIVLFHVPTSLENSASIFFGLLAGVFFARAKMREKTQS, from the exons ATGGTTTCCCTTAAGTTTCATGAGCCAAATGGGGTGCTAGATCAGGGCCATCAAGTCTCTAGTCCAGTAAGAAGAGATGTTAACAG GTCATTATCTGGAGTAAAGTTTCTTGAAAATGATGATTTGGATTTGGAGGATGGTAAGTTGGAAAAGGACAGGAATAAAACAGGACGTAGTAACAAGGCCGTTAAAATACAAAATCAGGCATTATTATCTGGCCTTGCATATTGCTTATCCTCCTGCAGTATGATACTGGTAAACAAGTTTGTTCTCTCTGGCTATGATTTCAATGCTGGGATATCCTTGATGCTGTACCAG AACTTTATATCCGTTGTTATTGTGTCTATACTGAGTTCTATGGGCCTAATATCGAGAGAGCCGCTAACATGGAGGTTGATTAAAGTCTGGTTACCTGTAAATGTCATATTTGTCGGAATGCTTCTTACAAGCATGTTCAG TTTGAAATATATTAATGTAGCCATGGTCACAGTCTTGAAGAATGTTACTAATGTAATTACGGCAGTCGGTGAAATGTACTTGTTCAAGAAGCATCATGATAGCAGAGTGTGGGCTGCTTTGTTCTTAATG ATTGTTTCAGCAGTTTCTGGAGGGATAACAGACCTGTCATTTCATGCCATTGGATATTCATGGCAGATTGTAAACTGCTTCTTAACTGCATCATATTCT TTGACTTTGCGTAGGGTCATGGATACTGCAAAGCAGGTCACTAAATCTGGAAACCTAAATGAATTTTCAATGGTCTTGCTGAATAACACACTTTCCCTGCCGTTGGGGAttcttcttatttttgttttCAACGAGGTTGATTATCTCTACACAAC ACCGCTTCTAAGAAGGCCTGACTTTTGGTTGGTAATGACATTAAGTGGATTTTTGGGTCTGGCGATCAGTTTCACTTCAATGTGGTTTCTTCATCAAACAGGTGCTACTACATACAG CCTTGTGGGATCATTGAATAAAATCCCTCTCTCTGTTGCCGGGATTGTTCTTTTCCACGTCCCTACTAGTTTGGAGAACTCTGCCAGCATTTTCTTTG GTCTTTTGGCCGGAGTTTTTTTCGCAAGGGCCAAAATGCGGGAGAAAACTCAATCTTAA
- the LOC108460874 gene encoding photosystem I reaction center subunit N, chloroplastic-like yields MAAMNSSVLACNYAISGSGLNAKIPSVPSVASPILPGGHKLPVIRAQQQGKVSGSKESSGNEGRRAAMLYLAATLFTTAAASSANAGVIDDYLEKSKANKELNDKKRLATSGANFARAYTVQFGTCKFPENFTGCQDLAKQKKVPFISDDLALECEGKDKYKCGSNVFWKW; encoded by the exons ATGGCAGCCATGAACTCCAGCGTTTTGGCATGCAACTATGCTATCTCAGGCAGTGGGCTAAATGCCAAGATCCCCTCAGTGCCTTCAGTTGCTTCCCCAATTTTGCCTGGTGGTCACAAGTTGCCAGTGATCAGAGCTCAACAACAGGGTAAAGTCTCGGGTTCCAAAGAATCAAGTGGCAATGAAGGAAGAAGAGCTGCTATGCTGTATTTGGCAGCTACCCTTTTCACCACAGCGGCTGCTTCTTCTGCAAATGCTGGGGTCATTGATGATTACCTTGAAAAGAGCAAAGCTAACAAG GAGTTGAATGACAAGAAGAGGTTGGCCACAAGTGGAGCAAACTTTGCAAGAGCATACACTGTTCAATTTGGCACCTGCAAGTTCCCTGAGAACTTTACAGGATGCCAGGATCTTGCAAAACAAAAG AAAGTACCATTCATCTCTGATGACTTGGCCTTGGAGTGTGAAGGGAAGGACAAATACAAGTGCGGTTCCAATGTTTTCTGGAAATGGTGA